The following are from one region of the Leishmania mexicana MHOM/GT/2001/U1103 complete genome, chromosome 10 genome:
- a CDS encoding putative folate/biopterin transporter — protein MMMDRYGIDVARYQRLSPISSMGWSIKAFTAMLCDGFAFLGYTKRWYMFISCVGGAAFALIYGLLPAKEASANVAAAFIFLSSWGKANVDILSQGHYSRLMRQNPKPGPALVSWIWFWIMTGSLIATVMNGPLADAGKPQISIFVSAALQAITCVFYLFNWYGEKKNRVLRSEDALFILEETRKERERLGTELMDKGKTGAQDGGATKGKKSPQRSHSDEDVEGAVRDALNGSQHDHGDLVQDVYDDADADGEELAEDEVYYGKPPVPCLFGLFEANTEVISKNWKIFVYSAVMTCAVIAMLCCNILADTLGLLVACVVVSTICCATSFWALPLVIAKANVFAYLDKAVSIRVSGPLNAFYLNTYNCPGNLPNFTYTFYNTVAGVISSAVGVVAVTLFNFLFAKHSYRLTFIVTTIMQVLAVLFDIMMVKRWNLHIGIPDHAMYIWGYTVVGEVVYMLALMPLVVLLSRLCPRGSESVVYALMAGFASLGQTTAVSLGAILLEYGLPVFKRQDDGSHCNYENLPLLLFLCSMCTPLLAIPLSMILLPKARICDDIDVDGKVVRQAVDKQLAAAPVSSSDSDTVMAAEPLHGYKADERQAARS, from the coding sequence ATGATGATGGATCGCTACGGCATCGACGTGGCCCGCTACCAGCGCCTGTCTCCGATTTCGTCCATGGGCTGGTCCATCAAGGCCTTCACCGCCATGCTCTGCGACGGCTTCGCCTTCCTCGGCTACACGAAGCGCTGGTACATGTTCATCtcctgcgtcggcggcgctgctttcGCGCTGATCTACGGCCTTCTTCCGGCGAAGGAGGCGTCGGCTAACGTGGCAGCGGCCTTCATCTTCCTGTCGAGCTGGGGCAAGGCCAACGTGGATATCCTGTCCCAGGGCCACTACAGTCGCCTGATGCGCCAGAACCCGAAGCCTGGCCCGGCGCTGGTGAGCTGGATCTGGTTCTGGATCATGACCGGCTCACTCATCGCGACTGTGATGAACGGCCCGCTCGCGGATGCCGGGAAGCCGCAGATCAGCATCTTCGTgtccgccgcgctgcaggccATCACCTGTGTCTTCTACCTGTTCAACTGGTACGGGGAGAAGAAGAATCGCGTGCTGCGCTCCGAGGACGCGCTGTTCATTCTGGAGGAGACGCGCAAGGAGCGTGAGCGCCTGGGCACCGAGCTGATGGACAAGGGCAAGACGGGTGCGCAGGATGGTGGTGCGAcgaaggggaagaagagccCGCAGCGCTCGCACTCGGATGAGGACGTGGAGGGTGCCGTACGGGATGCCCTCAACGGCAGTCAGCACGACCACGGCGACCTTGTGCAGGACGTctacgacgacgcggatgccgACGGCGAAGAGCTGGCCGAGGACGAGGTGTACTACGGCaagccgccggtgccgtgcCTGTTCGGGCTGTTCGAGGCAAACACGGAGGTGATCTCGAAGAACTGGAAGATCTTCGTGTACAGCGCTGTCATGACCTGTGCTGTGATCGCGATGCTGTGCTGCAACATCCTGGCCGACACGCTGGGCCTCCTGGTTGCGTGCGTCGTTGTGTCGAccatctgctgcgccacgtccTTCTGGGCCCTGCCGCTGGTGATTGCGAAGGCCAACGTCTTCGCATACCTTGATAAGGCTGTTTCCATCCGTGTGAGCGGTCCCCTAAACGCGTTCTACCTGAACACCTACAACTGCCCTGGCAACCTGCCCAACTTCACCTACACCTTCTACAACACGGTGGCTGGCGTCATCAGCAGCGCAGTTGGTGTCGTTGCCGTGACGCTGTTCAACTTCCTGTTCGCGAAGCACAGCTACCGCCTCACCTTCATTGTGACGACAATCATGCAGGTTCTGGCAGTGCTGTTCGACATCATGATGGTGAAGCGCTGGAACCTGCACATTGGCATCCCGGACCACGCCATGTACATCTGGGGCTATACTGTTGTGGGTGAGGTCGTGTACATGCTCGCCTTAATGCCCCTGGTTGTGCTGCTATCTCGCCTGTGCCCTCGTGGCTCGGAGAGTGTGGTGTATGCGCTGATGGCCGGCTTCGCGAGCCTTGGCCAGACCACCGCGGTATCTCTCGGTGCCATTCTTCTAGAGTACGGCCTGCCTGTGTTCAAGAGGCAGGATGACGGCTCTCACTGCAACTACGAAaacctgccgctgctgctgttcctgTGCAGCATgtgcacgccgctgctggcgattCCGCTGAGCATGATACTGCTTCCGAAGGCGCGCATCTGCGACGATATCGATGTGGACGGCAAGGTGGTGCGCCAGGCCGTGGATAAGCAgctcgcagctgctccggTGTCGAGCTCGGACTCGGACACGGTGATGGCCGCCGAGCCGCTTCATGGGTACAAGGCGGATGAGCGCCAGGCGGCGCGCTCGTAG